The following are from one region of the Candidatus Acidulodesulfobacterium ferriphilum genome:
- a CDS encoding DUF4390 domain-containing protein, giving the protein MIKAGLRMKKKEKAVPFLIKFIIFPAIFAAVLFPPLKAFGMAKISDVIVTSYNKNSVILYFKVSNAFNEDLKKAILSGFPVKFRFYVKVRAEPGGRVLYDRVLVNSIKYDELNNYFIIRYNYMGKFGKRLIARSFSGALAYMSKVQNLRVRAKRNFRPGRKYEIIIRGVLGTFHIPFPLNYIPFFTGYFLMTTNTYSLKFIY; this is encoded by the coding sequence ATGATTAAGGCAGGATTAAGAATGAAAAAAAAGGAAAAGGCTGTGCCGTTTTTAATTAAGTTTATTATATTTCCGGCGATTTTTGCCGCTGTCTTATTCCCCCCCCTGAAAGCTTTCGGGATGGCGAAAATCTCGGATGTAATAGTAACATCCTATAATAAAAACAGCGTTATTTTATATTTTAAAGTAAGCAACGCTTTTAACGAAGACTTAAAAAAAGCTATTTTAAGCGGGTTTCCCGTCAAATTCCGATTTTATGTTAAGGTGCGGGCGGAACCGGGCGGGAGGGTTTTATACGACCGTGTTTTAGTAAATTCTATAAAATACGATGAGCTGAATAATTATTTCATTATAAGATATAATTACATGGGTAAATTCGGCAAAAGATTAATAGCGAGGTCGTTTAGCGGCGCATTAGCCTATATGTCTAAGGTTCAAAATTTGCGTGTACGGGCCAAAAGAAATTTCAGGCCGGGCCGCAAATACGAGATAATTATAAGAGGAGTTTTAGGCACATTCCATATCCCGTTTCCTCTTAATTATATCCCGTTTTTTACAGGTTATTTCCTGATGACCACAAATACATACAGCCTTAAATTTATTTATTAA